The Daphnia carinata strain CSIRO-1 chromosome 9, CSIRO_AGI_Dcar_HiC_V3, whole genome shotgun sequence nucleotide sequence AGAAACGATGTTGTTGAATCAGTTACGTGACCAGCTTACTGAGACAAGGCCAAGGAATACGTTTTGCAAATGAATAAGGAAATCCGCAGGATACACGTTCCATTCTTCCCACGCGCGAAAACAGAGCATAACACGCTGCCGAAAAGCTTCGGCTTTTAATCGGCTTTCAGTTGCTTCATACGCCTGATGCATATACTTGACTATTTCCACCATGTGCGACTGGAATCCCGACCGGAAATTGGAAGCATTGACCGCCTTAGCAGACGAATTGTAAAGAACATCCGACaccaaaaaaaatcttccCAGCTAAAagtacaaaacaaatgaaaccgCTCCTCTGAAAAACTTTACTCAGATTAAACACTTTTACCCTTTTCGGAATGGAAGTTTTGATGCTATTAAGAGACTCGGTGATGAAATCGATAATTTCTTCGTAGGCTTCAGCATGTTCAATACAAAAAATCATGGCTTCTGCTACTTTTGTCTTCTCAGGGGTCAATTTTCGTAACATCAATTCTAAACGTTTCTTTTGGCTATTCAACagattgaaaatgaaaagcatTATCGCgtaaaaagataaaatgaatttttagtGAATACGATTTGCTAAGCGACCGCCGACGACTCTCGTCATCTTCCTCGTCGGAAGAAAAAAGCTCGTCAGGCATGCCTTCGGAAAATGGATTTATGGGAGGAGGTTTCCAGATGGACCCGCCTGTTGGAATGAAAAACGGTACTAGTTGGAGGATTAGACCGTTGAATAATCACATAGTAGTTTTTCACCTTTGAACATGCGGAAGTCTTCCGTTGACCATTTATTGCCAGCTTCGCCTtgtaaaatggaaaacaatttCCAACGATAGTAAATGTGAGCTGGACTTCGATTTTCGAATAGAAATCTGTAagcgagaaaagaaaacagaggAATAATTATTGAAGTCGTTACTAACGGCAAGGTTGAAGTACCTGAACTGTTGGTTGTCGATTTCTTTGTTCATCATCATAGCCTCAAGCATAGGCCCTTCTCGAACCACAGCCTCAATCATTCGATGAATTAAACACAACAAATTTCTGTGTACCCCAGGTTCCAGACAACCAAGTTCAACAGCACAAATGTCAAACGCACAGGAATACGTAGTgatagaaaaaatgaaaatattatGCTTAgcaattgatttaaaaatttttggacGATGTAAACGAAATATTTCAGAAGagcaagattttttttttgcaagcaTGGAAGTATTAGTTAAAATTTACAAAGTTTACAAAGAAGTTATAGGACTAGAAAATACGTCTTGGAAGAGTTGAACGGAATATTTCACAATTCCTTTATGACAAAAATTCGATACTCCCTGAGGCCTGGCGGGAGCAGCGTAATGTTCACCACTACACCACACGGCCACGCAGCATCAAGGAATTATGAGGCTTGATCTTTGTTACATACCTGTCTGTAGGGATAACCACTTTGACAACAGCCCTGGATATAATCTGCGAGAGAAGCAGCAAACCCGGGTGAAACATCAACATATTTCCAAACACACAATAGTATGAGAGCAGTGAGACACGAACAGGGTCATCACTAGCCAAACAACGCATGAAAAAGAGTGTCGAGTTTCATCGTTTTCCGCCCGAAGCCCACAAATAGAAAAGATGAGATTTCCCAACGAAGCAACCGCACACAACTTATTCGGCAACTTTTTATCCGCCGATCACAAGTAAACAAGCTGGAACTGGCGGATAAAAAGGCTCGACTCTTGTGTCAGTCATATTGCTGGGTCGATCGAAATAACTTGGCTCATCCCTCAATACCTTGTTGAAGTTCTCCAAAGCCTCGCCATGTGTTGGATAGGGTGTTCCAGGTGGTGGGATCTGGAATGAGATAGAAAGAATTTAGCTACATAATTGAATTGGAAGATAGGCAGAGAGTAACAAGAAGCAAAGAATGATAATATATACAAAACACTTGGTTGGTACCTGATCGATATCTTGTGGAGCAGGTATTGCGTTAAACGGCAAGCCGGTAGGAGGAGGCGGGAGTGTTTTCTCAAGTAACACTGGTGGGATATAAATTGGTCGAGCTGGAATGGGCAAGGCTTTTCCCCATCcaagtttcatttcaaacgATAGAATATCTTTTCCTGTGGAAAAAACTTGTGTCATTATTTTGGTACGGTGTAACATGGAAGCTAATGATCACCGTTTAGCTTCTTCATCGCTCGCTCTGCATCCTTCCGGCACATGAACGCTACGAAACCACAATTACGatttcttgctttttcttcttcagttcGAGGCCACATAATTTTAACGCTTGCCAAAGGTCCATATTTTCCAAAGGTATCCATCAGTTGCTGCTCAGTCATCTGCCACGAAGATATATTTCAACTTTACTTAGGCTGTAGAAGCATATTAAAGAATATTAAACAGACTTTAGGGTTAATATTGCCCAAATAAATGTTGGTGGTATTAGGATCTCCAACATCAAATGATCCTGTCTTTTCTTCTAGACAAATAGAGTTAGCTTAAACTAGCAAGGAAATTACAAATGAAGTACCGGGCAAAATCAGTCCATGGGCAAGAGAGCTTTTGCTGGTGCTTGGAGAATGTGCACTGACAGGCTCAAATCGACTTGGCTTTAAATGTGCTTTTACTCTATGTCGTTCTTCCCTCTCTTCTTGGATCCTGTCAAAGCACCAAGGTATTATTAAGAATCAATAGCCATTTGGTGGATGTTACACTTACACCCTTAACTCTTCCTTAAACATCTCAagattgctttttttcttttcctttttcagtAAGCTTTTATCCTTCGACTCTTTTGTGTCTTTAGTATCATTTGGTTTGGGCCTGGTGGAAAAAGATTCTGCTAAGCTCGCTAGTTTTGATGTTGGTTTGTACAATTTCCCCTTATCTTTTGCATCTTCCtctgaaaattttgaaacaataaCATTAGCATTGCATCAATAATATGTTGAATTGCAAAATTGTATTGCTTACTTCGCTGACCAGCATCATAGGTACCCGCTTTAACCCACACTTTGCTGACTTTGCTGGCATCTTCTTGAAATGTTGCTACAAATTCCTCAAAGACCTAGTTATGTGTATGTAATATTAAATCAGGCATAAATAGGCCAGCAATTGTTTATCACCTCAGCAGCAGCCTCAAT carries:
- the LOC130688547 gene encoding U2 snRNP-associated SURP motif-containing protein-like isoform X1; this encodes MAKRGLSRKELEEIKKREEIEAAAEVFEEFVATFQEDASKVSKVWVKAGTYDAGQRKEDAKDKGKLYKPTSKLASLAESFSTRPKPNDTKDTKESKDKSLLKKEKKKSNLEMFKEELRVIQEEREERHRVKAHLKPSRFEPVSAHSPSTSKSSLAHGLILPEEKTGSFDVGDPNTTNIYLGNINPKMTEQQLMDTFGKYGPLASVKIMWPRTEEEKARNRNCGFVAFMCRKDAERAMKKLNGKDILSFEMKLGWGKALPIPARPIYIPPVLLEKTLPPPPTGLPFNAIPAPQDIDQIPPPGTPYPTHGEALENFNKIISRAVVKVVIPTDRNLLCLIHRMIEAVVREGPMLEAMMMNKEIDNQQFRFLFENRSPAHIYYRWKLFSILQGEAGNKWSTEDFRMFKGGSIWKPPPINPFSEGMPDELFSSDEEDDESRRRSLSKSQKKRLELMLRKLTPEKTKVAEAMIFCIEHAEAYEEIIDFITESLNSIKTSIPKRLGRFFLVSDVLYNSSAKAVNASNFRSGFQSHMVEIVKYMHQAYEATESRLKAEAFRQRVMLCFRAWEEWNVYPADFLIHLQNVFLGLVSADQDVSQRSSGHAEDVDGVPFEDAEAIDGAPLSDSEDLDGVPLDGAALLRSAVKLQTSSPARTFTVTKSSKYDADFDGVPMSEDLDGIPMRSSSSPVVRRDRRRETKSSKWETPAPVVATSKWDNLDPETEPNESSKKKSKSKHDEDIFADVASTKRKAAVSDEDLDGAPLDSSPEATRHSSGSRNEDQRGKLRELELKVIRYQDELEAGIHNQITGMSISEQVQQYREHLLRKSKRDRSQERGDSREHEYRERRTSHGTEKSDRSGRQGIERERYKEKDRRRSISRSRSRSRSPRKSSRSKRTRSSRSPSPSHSLRRTPRRSRSKSDDSSKRSRRSRSRSSSPRRTPKSQKKSKNFK
- the LOC130688547 gene encoding U2 snRNP-associated SURP motif-containing protein-like isoform X2 codes for the protein MAKRGLSRKELEEIKKREEIEAAAEVFEEFVATFQEDASKVSKVWVKAGTYDAGQRKEDAKDKGKLYKPTSKLASLAESFSTRPKPNDTKDTKESKDKSLLKKEKKKSNLEMFKEELRVIQEEREERHRVKAHLKPSRFEPVSAHSPSTSKSSLAHGLILPEKTGSFDVGDPNTTNIYLGNINPKMTEQQLMDTFGKYGPLASVKIMWPRTEEEKARNRNCGFVAFMCRKDAERAMKKLNGKDILSFEMKLGWGKALPIPARPIYIPPVLLEKTLPPPPTGLPFNAIPAPQDIDQIPPPGTPYPTHGEALENFNKIISRAVVKVVIPTDRNLLCLIHRMIEAVVREGPMLEAMMMNKEIDNQQFRFLFENRSPAHIYYRWKLFSILQGEAGNKWSTEDFRMFKGGSIWKPPPINPFSEGMPDELFSSDEEDDESRRRSLSKSQKKRLELMLRKLTPEKTKVAEAMIFCIEHAEAYEEIIDFITESLNSIKTSIPKRLGRFFLVSDVLYNSSAKAVNASNFRSGFQSHMVEIVKYMHQAYEATESRLKAEAFRQRVMLCFRAWEEWNVYPADFLIHLQNVFLGLVSADQDVSQRSSGHAEDVDGVPFEDAEAIDGAPLSDSEDLDGVPLDGAALLRSAVKLQTSSPARTFTVTKSSKYDADFDGVPMSEDLDGIPMRSSSSPVVRRDRRRETKSSKWETPAPVVATSKWDNLDPETEPNESSKKKSKSKHDEDIFADVASTKRKAAVSDEDLDGAPLDSSPEATRHSSGSRNEDQRGKLRELELKVIRYQDELEAGIHNQITGMSISEQVQQYREHLLRKSKRDRSQERGDSREHEYRERRTSHGTEKSDRSGRQGIERERYKEKDRRRSISRSRSRSRSPRKSSRSKRTRSSRSPSPSHSLRRTPRRSRSKSDDSSKRSRRSRSRSSSPRRTPKSQKKSKNFK